The Henckelia pumila isolate YLH828 chromosome 2, ASM3356847v2, whole genome shotgun sequence genome includes a window with the following:
- the LOC140878658 gene encoding zinc finger BED domain-containing protein RICESLEEPER 2-like: MESNVVQNSSQTSNETENETQQSTTGKRPRKPPKAPKQGKSIFWEHCIKGTRKLSNDTVQQIGICKYCKVEIPTVYGSTSGLKNHLVKRCKSSPLYEVSGDDKSQTTLMNETMGQGSVLVSHAFNKKKCELKLARYVIVDEMSFRVVEGKRFVELLHELQPRFRILDRKKIASMVYDLFLVEKAKIQSVIGDVRVTITTDTWTSIQNINYMVVTAHFVDSDWKLHKRILNFTKITNHSSEEIGKMVEVCLREWGIEKVFSIVVDNASSNDSAIDYLKRRMKGENLLLFEGKYLHLRCACHIINLIVKDGLKELNVSIKAIRNAVVFIHSSPSRLNKFREFSMLDKFSSTSTVPMDVKTRWNATYKMLEAALKYRKGKEKIGPPISDDWERAKAFVHFLKKFYDATLELSASKNPTSHLIYQSMISLQVEIDRKRHDDSYQILTEVASAMKSKFDKYWGNWNNMNPLIFIGNVLDPKNKLQMIKVTVRKLGGSAARMKYFADKVKQYLVTLWMEYKGINDILNVESQSMQIEGDGGDAGPGGDGVSLCDELFDDVEAQNEAEQLQ, from the exons ATGGAGTCTAATGTTGTCCAAAATTCATCCCAAACATCAAATGAAACAGAAAACGAAACACAACAGTCAACGACTGGAAAAAGACCGAGGAAGCCTCCTAAAGCTCCTAAACAAGGCAAGAGTATATTTTGGGAGCATTGTATAAAGGGGACAAGGAAGTTGAGCAATGATACCGTACAACAAATAGGGATATGCAAATATTGCAAAGTTGAGATCCCAACAGTTTACGGATCTACCAGTGGGTTAAAAAACCACTTAGTAAAGAGGTGCAAGTCAAGTCCACTCTATGAAGTGAGTGGGGATGATAAAAGTCAAACTACATTGATGAATGAGACTATGGGGCAAGGAAGTGTCTTGGTTTCTCatgcttttaataaaaaaaaatgtgagtTAAAACTGGCAAGGTACGTGATTGTCGATGAAATGTCTTTTAGGGTTGTCGAAGGTAAGAGGTTTGTAGAATTATTGCATGAATTACAACCAAGATTTAGAATTCTCGATCGAAAGAAAATTGCTAGTATGGTTTATGATCTTTTCTTAGTTGAAAAAGCTAAGATACAAAGTGTGATTGGCGACGTTAGGGTAACTATCACTACTGATACTTGGACATCCATTCAAAACATCAATTACATGGTAGTGACAGCTCACTTCGTGGATAGTGATTGGAAACTGCATAAAAGAATACTcaacttcacaaaaatcactaatCATTCTAGTGAAGAAATTGGGAAGATGGTTGAGGTTTGTCTTAGGGAGTGGGGGATAGAAAAAGTCTTTTCAATTGTCGTTGACAACGCTTCTTCTAATGACAGTGCAATTGATTACTTGAAAAGAAGGATGAAAGGTGAGAATTTATTGTTGTTTGAAGGGAAATACTTGCATTTGAGGTGTGCTTGTCATATAATTAACTTAATTGTTAAGGATGGTTTGAAGGAACTTAATGTCTCAATTAAAGCTATAAGGAATGCCGTTGTTTTTATTCATTCTTCCCCATCAAGATTGAATAAATTTAGGGAGTTTTCCATGTTAGACAAGTTTTCCAGCACATCAACCGTTCCTATGGATGTCAAAACGAGGTGGAATGCAACTTATAAAATGCTTGAAGCTGCGTTAAAGTATAGAAAG GGTAAAGAAAAGATCGGCCCTCCAATTTCTGATGACTGGGAGAGAGCAAAAGCTTTTGTACATTTTCTGAAAAAGTTTTATGATGCCACTTTGGAGCTAAGTGCATCAAAAAATCCAACATCCCACTTGATTTATCAATCAATGATTTCACTCCAAGTAGAGATTGATAGAAAGAGACATGATGATTCATATCAAATTCTTACAGAGGTAGCAAGTGCAATGAAGTCAAAGTTTGACAAGTATTGGGGAAATTGGAATAACATGAACCCTTTGATATTTATTGGTAATGTTTTGGACCCAAAGAACAAACTTCAGATGATCAAAGTTACTGTCAGAAAATTGGGAGGTTCAGCTGCAAGGATGAAATATTTTGCTGATAAAGTCAAACAATACTTGGTAACTTTGTGGATGGAGTACAAAGGAATAAATGATATATTGAATGTTGAGAGTCAAAGTATGCAAATAGAGGGTGATGGTGGAGATGCTGGCCCTGGTGGTGATGGTGTTAGTCTTTGTGATGAATTATTTGACGATGTGGAGGCACAAAATGAAGCAGAACAACTCCAATAG